ATATAGAGGATCATCTTTATGACGATGTCACCAAAATAGTTCTCAAGAAGTCGCCCTTCCCAGGCTGTACATCGCAAGAAATAGCGGTGCAAATTGAAGCAAAATCTAGAATCGCCAAGAAGCTGCCTTCTTGGTTTCACAAGAAAGGAATCTACTACGCCAACAAGTTGAACCTATCACAGACTTCTTCTGAAGCTACGGCAACCTACAAGGCGAATATTGTAAAGGGTAGAACTCTTTTAGATTTAACCGCAGGTTTCGGGGTAGATAGTTATGCATTTAGCAAAAAAATGAACCAGGTTTGGCATTTAGAGAAAAATACGGAGCTTTCTCAAATTGCCACGTATAATTTCAAGGTACTAAATGCAACCAATATTAAGTCGATACCTGAAAATGGTCTAAATTTTTTAAAAAAGACTAATCTCGTTTTTGACTTCATTTATCTAGACCCTTCAAGACGCAATGAATCCAAGGAAAAAGTATTTTTCCTCTCCGATTGCGAACCGGACGTCACCGAACATTTAGAATTTCTTTTCACCAAATCCAATAATATCCTCATAAAGACCGGACCATTGTTGGATATTAAGGCGGGGCTAAATCAACTTAGTTGTGTAAATGCAATTCACGTGGTAGCATTGGATAATGAGGTTAAAGAAGTCATCTGGGAGTTAGAAAAAGGCTTTTCGGGCCAACCTGTGATCAGAGCCGTCAACTTAAGAAAAAATAAGAGCGATACCTTCATATTTAAGGAGCAGGAAGAGAAAGATGCGTTAGCTTATTTTTCTTCACCCTTAAACTATTTATACGAACCTAATGCAGCCATACTGAAATCAGGCGCCTACAAATTAATCGGTAAT
This genomic window from Maribacter sp. MJ134 contains:
- a CDS encoding THUMP-like domain-containing protein produces the protein MNLNLLKPEVQDYIEDHLYDDVTKIVLKKSPFPGCTSQEIAVQIEAKSRIAKKLPSWFHKKGIYYANKLNLSQTSSEATATYKANIVKGRTLLDLTAGFGVDSYAFSKKMNQVWHLEKNTELSQIATYNFKVLNATNIKSIPENGLNFLKKTNLVFDFIYLDPSRRNESKEKVFFLSDCEPDVTEHLEFLFTKSNNILIKTGPLLDIKAGLNQLSCVNAIHVVALDNEVKEVIWELEKGFSGQPVIRAVNLRKNKSDTFIFKEQEEKDALAYFSSPLNYLYEPNAAILKSGAYKLIGNRFNINKISQHTHLYTSKSLEDFPGRSFKILKVLPYNKTELKILRSTKANITARNFPESVSEIRKRLKIKDGGEKYLFFTKDVNEGLIVICCIKTASF